From the genome of Pseudarthrobacter sp. NIBRBAC000502772:
ACCTATCGTTGATTGTTGACAATTGCTAGACTGGCTATGTGCACTACCAACCGAGGCCGGTACCCGCCGGCCCTCTCATTGAAGGAAACGTCATGAAGAAACGTCGCCCGGCTGCTTCGACTCTCGTGCTCGATGAACCATCACGAACCGGGCACCACTGCCCGAAAACCGGATGGTGGTCAGCCGCTGGGGATCCGAGTGATGCAAGGTTCCTCATCAGGGGAGAGGTAATGCCTGCCTTGAGCGGCACACCCGCGCTCTGGATATTGAGTGCGACAGCTGGCGGGTTCCAAGGCTTGGGACTCGAATCTGCGTTGCACCCAACTTCGTAGAAGCAGTCCTAGTCACTGCCAGCCGTCGTCCCGCTAAGTCTTCGCCGCGATGCTGGTCCGACGGCGAACTAACATCCGGCGCAGTGCCGTGCTCGCTATGGAATCGGCTGTGTCCACGAAGTTGGTGACGACGGCGGCAGTGCCGGCAACGTTATCCATCGCCGGGATGACGGGGCGTAGTGTCATGGATTAGGCGGTCGATCCCATGGCGGACATCTGCGCGTGGGCGCTGTCTAGTCTGGAGAAAGGGCTGCAGCTGAGCGTGGAAAGGTTCGATGCAGACAAATACAAGATGGCCGTTGTCTCCACCGTGATGCCACGCTCTTGCCGCGGTGGCGAGGTCCGTGTCTCTTTAGGAAAGCTCGCAGTGGCGGACGATCGGCGACTCGGAACCGGAAGGAGCCAGCGGGCACAGTTGCCAGGGGGCTCCTTCCGGTCTCCGAGGCTAAGTACGATGACGGCGACGGGTTGCAGTTCGACGACGACAGAGCCTAATGGCTTTGCGGGAAGCGAGTCGCGGGCAGCCCCCGCGAAGTCCTCAAGTCCTGCTCTACGCCGACGCTAATGGGGATATTAGGCGGTGATTTCGTTCTCTTCCCTTGGCGCGGTCAGATCCTCGACGGCCTTCTGCATGTGTTGTTTGATGGCTTTGTGGAGTGCTTCCCTGTCGCCTGCCTGCAGCAGATCCAGTAGGTTCTGGTGTTCCTGCACGAGGACGTCTATGCGGGGGTAGGCGACTGCCAGGTTGAGTATGCACATCCTTGATTCAGCCGCGAGGGTCTCGTAGATACGGATCAGGCGTGTGTTGCCCGCCCCGGCCACGAAGGAGCTGTGGAACTGCATATCCAGCCGAGCAATCGCCTGCCAGTCCGAGACAGCGACCTGCTTCGTCATGTCGGTGATGATGGCCTTCAAGGAGTGGCAGGTGTCCTTAACCTGTTCCGGGTCTGCATCCAGCAGTGCGTCTGCTGCGGTTGATTCCACA
Proteins encoded in this window:
- a CDS encoding GntR family transcriptional regulator yields the protein MTASKGLFVLEGRPTAQLIADQLREQIVQGIFRPGEQINESVLASQLRTSRGPVREALQRLSQEGILVSHRNRGVFVLELSDDDVREIYAVRKAVESTAADALLDADPEQVKDTCHSLKAIITDMTKQVAVSDWQAIARLDMQFHSSFVAGAGNTRLIRIYETLAAESRMCILNLAVAYPRIDVLVQEHQNLLDLLQAGDREALHKAIKQHMQKAVEDLTAPREENEITA